A region of Shewanella psychromarinicola DNA encodes the following proteins:
- a CDS encoding methyltransferase domain-containing protein produces the protein MNVCPLCNHGAHFFVQDKKRAFYSCERCGLVFANPKSHLMPDLERQRYGRAQTSSKQKPLSQFILPLLEQISQQQTGVLTGLNFGRLLDEQSKQSIADAGHLVNQYDPFFAADQSVLKQRYDFVCCYRVFEHFRHPHREWMLLSQLIKPGGWLAISTPLLTDKDHFAKWHYKNNPTHVSFYQHSTFEYLALNSDFELLFASKALVLMQKSSKSDIKRILI, from the coding sequence ATGAACGTATGTCCGCTTTGTAATCATGGTGCTCATTTTTTTGTTCAAGACAAAAAAAGAGCTTTCTACAGCTGCGAACGGTGTGGTTTAGTTTTTGCTAACCCAAAATCACATCTAATGCCTGATCTTGAACGTCAGCGTTACGGTCGTGCACAAACGTCATCGAAACAGAAACCATTATCGCAATTTATACTGCCACTGCTTGAGCAAATATCTCAGCAACAGACAGGTGTATTAACGGGCCTGAATTTTGGCCGCTTACTTGATGAACAAAGTAAGCAATCCATCGCAGACGCCGGTCATCTTGTTAATCAATACGACCCGTTTTTTGCTGCTGATCAGTCGGTACTGAAACAGCGCTATGATTTTGTATGCTGTTATCGAGTATTTGAGCACTTTCGTCACCCTCACCGAGAATGGATGTTGCTTAGTCAATTAATTAAACCCGGTGGCTGGTTAGCAATAAGTACCCCTTTATTGACCGATAAAGACCACTTTGCTAAATGGCATTACAAAAACAATCCAACTCATGTAAGCTTTTATCAGCACTCGACATTCGAATATTTAGCATTAAATAGTGATTTTGAGCTATTATTTGCATCGAAAGCTCTAGTTTTGATGCAAAAATCATCAAAATCTGATATAAAGCGCATCCTTATTTAG
- the yihI gene encoding Der GTPase-activating protein YihI, translated as MARSKKTRKGGENGAKFAPREKKVDRNAVDGKKSETGRKSGSRHNETLLKQASDSATVKSKDARHGSKKPVALTLPTSITKPLVVKPKQPKLNDEQQLLKLEEDPRLNQLLDQLEEGRDLSDTDQKWLNNQLDKIEQLMLSLGLTEGDDTPTASPKKQLSDDELLNRFESGADLLKDYQHKD; from the coding sequence ATGGCTCGCAGCAAAAAAACTCGCAAAGGCGGCGAAAACGGCGCTAAGTTTGCCCCAAGAGAGAAAAAAGTCGATCGCAATGCGGTGGATGGTAAAAAATCTGAAACAGGCCGTAAATCAGGCAGCCGTCATAATGAAACTTTACTTAAACAAGCATCAGATAGCGCAACAGTTAAGAGTAAAGATGCACGCCATGGCAGTAAAAAGCCGGTAGCATTAACATTACCGACATCAATTACCAAGCCGTTAGTGGTTAAGCCTAAACAGCCTAAACTGAACGATGAGCAACAGTTATTGAAACTTGAAGAAGACCCAAGACTAAATCAATTGCTTGACCAACTTGAAGAAGGTCGCGATTTATCTGACACGGATCAAAAGTGGTTGAACAATCAATTAGACAAGATTGAGCAACTGATGTTAAGTTTAGGCCTTACTGAAGGTGATGATACGCCAACGGCCAGCCCTAAAAAGCAACTGAGCGACGATGAATTATTAAATCGTTTTGAATCAGGTGCTGATCTGCTCAAAGATTATCAACACAAAGATTAA
- a CDS encoding DUF2489 domain-containing protein, with protein MSTTAIVIALLIIVALAAYATHLLLTLKRQTQANQQASSERKAKADERRQQILTDIRYIAAAMLEDRCELSEGVVRIGKLFDVLSLSEQVAPDFPNLFIHYDLIRNHPIMEARQALPKQQRMKFDFERMKSEAELEQVILEEAKSIAKFDKPTTH; from the coding sequence GTGTCAACAACCGCCATCGTTATTGCTTTGCTCATTATTGTTGCCCTTGCAGCCTACGCAACACACTTACTGTTAACGCTTAAACGTCAAACACAAGCTAATCAGCAGGCATCATCAGAGCGTAAGGCTAAAGCTGACGAGCGTAGACAACAAATACTTACTGATATCCGCTACATAGCAGCGGCGATGTTAGAAGATCGCTGTGAACTGTCTGAAGGCGTTGTGCGCATAGGCAAATTATTTGATGTCTTATCACTGTCAGAACAAGTTGCGCCTGACTTCCCTAACCTATTTATCCATTATGACCTCATTAGAAACCATCCCATCATGGAAGCGCGTCAAGCCTTACCTAAACAACAACGAATGAAGTTTGATTTTGAGCGGATGAAATCAGAAGCAGAATTAGAACAAGTCATCCTAGAAGAAGCCAAATCCATTGCTAAGTTTGATAAACCGACCACTCACTAG
- a CDS encoding lysophospholipid acyltransferase family protein, with translation MFSSLCSGLLKILGWKLDGQLDKTKPCVIIVGPHTSNWDFIIGIIARSALGTKIHFLGKHQLFIPPWGWLFRAMGGSPVDRRKYNSLVDGVVLLFQQDPLYKLALAPEGTRSPVTRWKSGFYHIAAKADVDIVPIGLDFGRKAIVIAKPLRPTGDIEREINQLMDFYRSIKGCHPKKIPNYQQSSDVKK, from the coding sequence ATGTTTAGTTCACTTTGCTCTGGGTTACTCAAAATACTTGGTTGGAAATTAGATGGTCAACTTGATAAAACCAAACCCTGCGTCATCATTGTTGGCCCGCATACCAGTAATTGGGATTTCATTATTGGCATTATCGCCCGCAGCGCCTTAGGAACTAAAATACACTTTTTGGGTAAGCATCAGCTCTTTATTCCGCCTTGGGGATGGTTATTTCGCGCCATGGGTGGTAGCCCCGTTGATAGACGTAAATATAATAGCTTAGTCGATGGCGTGGTACTGTTATTCCAACAAGATCCACTTTATAAACTGGCCTTAGCACCAGAAGGTACACGCAGCCCAGTAACCCGTTGGAAAAGTGGCTTTTACCATATTGCAGCCAAAGCGGATGTTGATATTGTGCCAATCGGATTAGATTTCGGCCGCAAAGCGATTGTGATCGCCAAGCCCTTAAGACCGACAGGAGATATTGAACGAGAAATAAATCAGTTAATGGATTTCTATCGTTCAATCAAAGGATGTCATCCCAAAAAGATCCCCAATTATCAACAAAGCAGTGACGTTAAAAAATAA
- the ltrA gene encoding group II intron reverse transcriptase/maturase: MMASNEVSASPDNAQWQSINWRVVKQHVLKLQMRIAKATREGKHGKAKALQWILTHSTSAKLLAVKRVSQNKGSKTPGIDGIIWNSDARCMTAVNQLSRKGYHAKPLRRIYIPKKNGKLRPLGIPCMIDRAQQALHLLALEPISETVADLNSYGFRPNRSAADAIAQCFKCLCMKRSSQWVLEGDIKACFDKIGHQWLIDNIQLDKRMLKQWLGCGYIDKGLFYKTAEGTPQGGIISPTLMLLTLAGLEQLVKSIARKTGNRVNFIGYADDFVITGSSQEVLVNEIKPQLIGFLQERGLTLSDEKTHITHINDGFDFLGFNIRKYNGKLLIKPSKSNVLSFLSNLREFIRKHPTIPVNDLIKILNPKLRGWANYYRHCVAKQVFGYVGHQLFWLLWRWAVRRHPSKSKDWVRRKYYLDGKGQWQFHGWQKIANMDCRFNLVQIAQTLIQRHVKIRSAATPYDPEYAAYLGTRKRAKEGRNSWFEPVLAAI; the protein is encoded by the coding sequence ATGATGGCTTCAAACGAAGTTAGTGCATCTCCTGACAATGCTCAATGGCAATCCATTAACTGGAGAGTGGTTAAGCAACATGTATTAAAGCTTCAAATGCGCATTGCAAAAGCAACCCGAGAAGGTAAACACGGCAAGGCGAAAGCGTTGCAGTGGATACTCACCCACTCTACATCAGCAAAATTGCTTGCTGTTAAAAGAGTTTCTCAAAATAAAGGCAGCAAAACACCAGGAATTGACGGCATCATTTGGAACAGTGATGCTCGTTGTATGACTGCGGTCAATCAACTGAGTCGAAAAGGCTATCATGCCAAACCGCTCAGGCGTATCTACATCCCCAAGAAAAACGGCAAACTCAGACCTTTAGGCATTCCCTGCATGATAGACAGAGCGCAGCAAGCGCTTCATCTTCTCGCTTTGGAGCCTATTTCGGAAACGGTAGCCGACCTTAATAGCTATGGCTTTCGACCTAATCGAAGCGCAGCAGATGCAATTGCACAGTGCTTCAAATGTTTATGTATGAAGCGCTCTAGCCAATGGGTTCTTGAGGGTGACATCAAAGCCTGTTTCGATAAGATTGGTCATCAATGGCTTATCGACAACATTCAATTAGATAAACGAATGCTGAAACAATGGCTTGGATGTGGTTATATTGATAAAGGATTGTTCTATAAAACAGCTGAAGGAACACCACAAGGTGGGATCATATCGCCTACGCTTATGTTGCTCACGCTGGCTGGGTTAGAACAGTTGGTTAAGTCTATTGCCCGTAAAACAGGGAATAGAGTCAACTTTATCGGATACGCAGACGATTTTGTCATCACAGGTTCTTCGCAAGAAGTCCTAGTTAATGAAATCAAGCCGCAACTCATTGGCTTTCTACAGGAAAGGGGCTTAACACTCTCTGATGAGAAAACACACATTACTCATATCAATGATGGTTTTGACTTTCTGGGATTCAATATCAGGAAGTACAACGGCAAACTGCTCATTAAACCGAGCAAGAGCAACGTTCTGTCATTTCTGAGCAACTTACGTGAATTCATCAGAAAACATCCAACAATACCCGTTAACGATTTAATCAAAATACTGAATCCGAAACTGAGGGGGTGGGCGAACTATTATCGCCATTGTGTTGCTAAGCAAGTTTTCGGTTATGTAGGCCATCAACTTTTCTGGTTGTTATGGCGTTGGGCAGTTAGGCGTCATCCGTCTAAAAGTAAAGACTGGGTGAGGCGTAAATATTATTTGGATGGTAAGGGACAGTGGCAATTTCATGGTTGGCAGAAAATAGCGAACATGGATTGTCGGTTTAACCTTGTCCAAATAGCTCAAACGCTAATACAAAGACATGTGAAAATCAGGAGTGCAGCGACACCTTACGACCCCGAATATGCAGCTTACTTAGGTACGCGCAAGCGGGCAAAGGAAGGTAGAAACTCATGGTTCGAACCCGTCTTGGCTGCGATATAG
- a CDS encoding alpha/beta fold hydrolase, whose product MVKSPLLLLLLMVSLLWAIPVPASWFNDISKQVGAIGNQKPLMVEPLTAAELADYPAGYQFERVMVPSHQAPLFVLQTGFEHSDTVVLIHGLGDLASKDWLTVIPALAKQYHVVAIDLPGFGLSQGAVFTYSPKEYAKVIDWVVSRYRHPDTQVHLVGHSMGAAISLYYASQYPGNVEQLVLVDAAGILDRTAYLKQISKRNMANSELPQGFRRLLARVDNFADKILEKTGTGFDPTQLLSRNESIRNMTIGEQTNTNAALALMEQNFSVLNYQQMPATQLIWGADDQVAPLRTAQALLHILPRAQLRVIDGAGHVPMKSHQRIFNQMLLTSLASTPLAREQGSENQSKRIGKCYQDSQQYFSGHYDQLIIDDCKLVFVDDADVNELTISDSIVTIKSSRIGVPLNKMMITRSTISATDTHFLGGINSTQSRFDLAGVTFWGSSPVFISQASTRLVLSLVRIHTPTHITRLGSDRRHLLPSAALLRTVRATFTAYGSSLR is encoded by the coding sequence GTGGTTAAATCACCTTTATTACTCTTGCTATTAATGGTGTCGCTCTTGTGGGCGATACCCGTGCCAGCCAGTTGGTTTAATGACATCAGTAAGCAAGTTGGTGCAATCGGTAACCAAAAACCATTGATGGTTGAACCGTTAACCGCGGCAGAATTAGCCGATTACCCTGCGGGCTATCAATTTGAACGAGTGATGGTACCCAGCCACCAAGCGCCGCTGTTTGTGCTGCAAACCGGGTTTGAGCATAGTGACACGGTTGTACTTATTCATGGTTTAGGCGATTTAGCCTCTAAAGACTGGTTAACGGTTATTCCTGCATTGGCAAAGCAGTACCATGTTGTTGCTATTGATTTACCCGGTTTTGGCTTATCACAAGGTGCTGTATTTACTTACTCGCCAAAAGAATATGCCAAGGTTATCGATTGGGTTGTAAGTCGTTACCGCCATCCAGATACTCAGGTGCATTTAGTGGGCCACTCGATGGGGGCGGCGATCAGTTTATACTATGCTAGCCAATATCCTGGCAACGTTGAACAACTTGTGTTGGTCGATGCTGCCGGAATTTTGGACCGTACAGCCTATCTAAAGCAAATTTCTAAGAGGAACATGGCCAATAGCGAATTACCACAAGGTTTTCGCCGACTATTGGCGCGGGTTGATAATTTTGCTGACAAAATACTAGAGAAAACAGGGACAGGGTTTGATCCCACTCAGTTGCTGAGTCGCAACGAGTCTATTCGTAATATGACCATTGGCGAGCAAACGAATACCAATGCGGCATTAGCATTAATGGAACAAAACTTCTCTGTGCTTAATTACCAACAGATGCCCGCTACGCAGCTCATTTGGGGAGCGGATGATCAGGTTGCACCATTGCGAACCGCTCAAGCACTACTGCATATATTACCTAGGGCACAACTACGGGTTATTGACGGTGCCGGACATGTCCCGATGAAGTCTCATCAGCGCATTTTTAATCAGATGCTGCTAACCAGCCTTGCGTCTACGCCTTTAGCTCGCGAACAAGGCTCTGAAAATCAAAGTAAGCGTATTGGCAAATGCTATCAAGATAGCCAACAATATTTTTCGGGGCACTATGACCAGCTAATTATTGATGACTGTAAATTGGTGTTTGTAGATGATGCTGATGTAAACGAGCTCACTATCAGCGACTCGATTGTGACAATCAAGTCTAGCCGCATAGGTGTACCGTTAAACAAAATGATGATAACGCGCAGTACTATTAGCGCCACAGATACTCACTTTTTGGGTGGAATTAATAGTACTCAAAGTCGGTTTGATTTAGCCGGGGTAACATTTTGGGGTAGTTCTCCTGTGTTTATATCACAAGCGTCGACGCGGTTGGTGCTATCTTTAGTGCGGATCCATACACCAACCCATATTACCCGTTTAGGGTCGGATAGGCGACACCTGTTACCAAGTGCCGCCCTCCTAAGAACCGTACGTGCAACTTTCACTGCATACGGCTCAAGCCTCCGCTAA
- a CDS encoding mechanosensitive ion channel family protein — MNIDVRVEIAAWLTQLGINSQPSDGVATLILIFACLIVAGLSYFITHRFVVHGVNAVIRRSSVTWDDIFMRFKVFERLAILVPILILDLLIPIVLTELELVSAFIDRLLSALLVFFIIRAVYGGLNAIDEIADVNHVNRRLPVKSFVQLTKLFLFFIGLIVVFAVLADRSPVYFFSGLGVATGLVMLVFRDTILGFVAGIQLAANRMVSKGDWIQMDKYAADGAVEDVTLTTVKVRNWDNTITMIPAYALVSDAFKNWRGMSESGGRRIKRSINIDVNSIQFLTDEERLRLGKVNYLKEYLPQIFSEISVANANVSDIEMKVNGRHLTNIGTFRAYLQEYLHRHEKVHKDMTLMVRQLAPTTEGLPIELYIFTNDIRWTYYEAIQADIFDHIFAVLPEFGLRAFQIPTGTDIRSIKQCTEQE; from the coding sequence GTGAATATAGATGTTCGAGTTGAAATCGCGGCTTGGTTAACCCAGTTAGGTATTAATAGCCAACCATCGGATGGCGTCGCCACCTTGATATTGATTTTTGCCTGTTTGATTGTGGCAGGTTTAAGTTATTTCATTACTCACCGATTTGTGGTTCACGGTGTGAATGCTGTGATCCGTCGTTCCTCGGTGACTTGGGACGATATTTTCATGCGTTTTAAGGTGTTTGAGCGTCTCGCTATTTTAGTGCCCATTTTAATCCTCGATTTATTGATCCCCATAGTGTTAACTGAACTCGAGTTGGTCAGTGCGTTTATTGACCGTTTACTTAGCGCTTTGTTAGTGTTTTTTATTATTCGAGCTGTGTATGGCGGATTAAATGCCATCGATGAAATTGCCGATGTTAATCATGTTAATCGCCGTTTACCGGTAAAAAGTTTTGTTCAACTGACTAAGTTATTCTTGTTTTTCATTGGGTTAATTGTTGTGTTTGCGGTACTAGCCGACCGGTCGCCTGTTTATTTCTTTAGTGGTTTAGGGGTTGCAACCGGTCTTGTTATGCTGGTATTTCGTGACACCATTTTAGGCTTTGTTGCTGGGATTCAACTTGCCGCTAATCGCATGGTGAGTAAAGGCGATTGGATCCAAATGGATAAATACGCTGCAGATGGCGCAGTTGAAGACGTGACATTGACGACAGTCAAAGTACGCAATTGGGACAATACGATCACCATGATCCCAGCCTATGCATTGGTCTCTGATGCATTTAAGAACTGGCGCGGCATGTCTGAGTCTGGCGGTCGACGGATTAAGCGTTCAATCAATATTGATGTCAATAGTATTCAATTTTTAACGGATGAAGAGCGTTTACGCTTGGGCAAGGTGAATTACTTAAAAGAATACTTGCCACAAATCTTTAGTGAAATTAGTGTCGCTAATGCCAATGTGAGTGATATCGAGATGAAGGTGAACGGCCGTCATTTAACCAATATCGGAACATTCAGAGCGTACTTACAAGAGTATTTACATCGTCATGAAAAAGTACATAAAGACATGACATTGATGGTTAGGCAGCTAGCCCCAACGACTGAAGGCTTGCCGATAGAGTTGTATATTTTTACCAATGATATTCGTTGGACCTATTATGAAGCCATTCAAGCGGATATTTTTGACCACATTTTTGCCGTGTTACCAGAGTTTGGTTTGCGCGCGTTTCAAATTCCCACAGGAACCGATATTCGCAGCATAAAGCAATGCACCGAACAAGAGTGA
- the hutH gene encoding histidine ammonia-lyase — MSTYSFELTPGTLTLAQTRDISRKSVKLTLAKEAIKDINQSAEIVQQVLREGRTVYGINTGFGLLANTKIAPEDLQLLQRSIVLSHAAGIGKYMQDATVRLMMVLKINSLSRGFSGIRLEVIEFLIQLVNAGVYPCVPEKGSVGASGDLAPLAHMCLPLLGEGEMSYQGQIISAAQGLKIAGLEPLELAAKEGLALLNGTQASTALALEGLFNAEDLFAASSVIGAMSVEAAMGSRSPFDVRIHAARGQKGQIDSAAIFRHLLTNESEISLSHSNCEKVQDPYSLRCQPQVLGACLTQIRQAAEVLGAEANGVTDNPLVFQDTGDILSGGNFHAEPVAMAADNLAIAIAEMGSISERRMALLIDSSLSKLPPFLVDNGGVNSGFMIAQVTAAALASENKTYAHPASVDSLPTSANQEDHVSMATFAARRLRYMSENTRGVLAIELLAAAQGLDFRAPLQPSAAVAMAKAELREIVTFYDKDRYFSPDIDNSVNLLCRASFNRLLPQGMLPSF, encoded by the coding sequence ATGTCGACTTATTCATTTGAACTTACACCAGGGACGTTAACCTTGGCACAAACCCGCGATATCAGCCGTAAGAGTGTCAAGCTGACCCTTGCTAAGGAAGCCATTAAAGACATTAATCAAAGTGCCGAAATCGTCCAACAAGTATTGCGCGAAGGCCGCACTGTTTACGGTATTAACACTGGTTTTGGTTTATTGGCGAATACTAAAATTGCCCCAGAAGATCTGCAATTACTGCAACGCTCTATTGTATTATCCCATGCCGCGGGTATTGGTAAATACATGCAAGATGCCACTGTGCGCTTAATGATGGTGCTAAAAATTAACTCATTAAGCCGCGGCTTTTCGGGCATTCGTTTAGAGGTGATTGAGTTTCTCATTCAGCTAGTGAATGCCGGTGTGTATCCGTGTGTACCAGAAAAGGGTTCAGTCGGTGCATCGGGTGACTTAGCGCCACTCGCTCACATGTGTTTGCCGTTACTAGGTGAAGGCGAAATGAGTTATCAAGGGCAGATTATTTCAGCAGCACAAGGCCTTAAAATCGCTGGGCTTGAGCCATTGGAGTTGGCGGCGAAAGAAGGTTTAGCCTTACTCAACGGTACCCAAGCATCGACCGCACTTGCACTTGAAGGCTTGTTTAATGCCGAAGATTTATTTGCCGCCAGCTCGGTGATTGGCGCTATGAGCGTTGAAGCGGCGATGGGCAGTCGCAGCCCGTTTGATGTGCGCATTCATGCTGCGCGGGGGCAAAAAGGTCAAATTGATTCGGCGGCGATTTTCCGTCATTTGCTCACTAACGAATCGGAAATTAGCCTAAGTCACAGCAATTGCGAAAAAGTGCAAGACCCTTATTCACTGCGCTGTCAGCCGCAGGTGTTAGGCGCGTGTTTAACCCAAATCCGCCAAGCGGCAGAAGTGTTGGGTGCTGAAGCCAACGGGGTTACCGACAACCCCTTAGTATTCCAAGATACGGGCGATATTCTTTCGGGTGGTAATTTCCATGCTGAACCCGTGGCGATGGCGGCTGATAATCTTGCGATTGCGATTGCTGAAATGGGGTCAATTTCGGAGCGCCGAATGGCGTTATTGATTGATTCTAGCCTTTCTAAGTTACCGCCATTTTTAGTGGATAACGGTGGCGTCAACTCAGGTTTTATGATTGCTCAAGTAACCGCAGCGGCGTTAGCTTCTGAAAACAAAACCTACGCTCACCCAGCATCGGTAGACAGTTTGCCCACATCGGCTAACCAAGAAGATCATGTGTCGATGGCCACGTTTGCTGCACGGCGCTTACGTTACATGAGCGAAAATACCCGTGGCGTGTTGGCGATTGAGCTGTTAGCTGCCGCACAAGGCTTAGACTTCAGAGCGCCGTTGCAACCGAGCGCGGCCGTCGCAATGGCCAAAGCTGAACTGCGTGAAATCGTGACGTTTTATGATAAAGACCGTTATTTTTCACCCGATATCGACAACTCGGTTAACTTGTTGTGTCGCGCGAGCTTCAACAGGCTGTTACCACAAGGTATGTTACCGAGCTTTTAG
- the hutU gene encoding urocanate hydratase, with product MDKRHDPSRRIIAPHGTQLQCKSWLTEAAMRMLMNNLHPDVAERPEDLVVYGGIGRAARDWQSYDKIIEVLKRLEDDETLLVQSGKPVGVFTTHTNAPRVIIANSNLVPHWANWEHFNELDKKGLAMYGQMTAGSWIYIGSQGIVQGTYETFVAMAKQHFNGSSAGKWILTGGLGGMGGAQPLAGTMAGYSVLTCEVDETRIDFRLRTGYVDKKATSLNQALAMIDEANQSGKPVSVGLLGNAADVFTELVTRGITPDVVTDQTSAHDPLNGYLPQGWTLEYAAKMRKTDEAAVVKAAKQSMAVQVRAMLALQAAGAATTDYGNNIRQMAFEEGVANAFDFPGFVPAYVRPLFCEGIGPFRWVALSGDPEDIYKTDAKVKQLIPDNPQLHNWLDMARERIAFQGLPARICWVGLKDRARLALAFNEMVKNGELAAPIVIGRDHLDSGSVASPNRETEAMLDGSDAVSDWPLMNALLNTASGATWVSLHHGGGVGMGFSQHSGVVIVADGTDEAAVRLGRVLWNDPATGVMRHADAGYEIAKNCAKEQGLDLPMLGA from the coding sequence ATGGATAAACGACATGACCCAAGCCGTCGCATAATTGCGCCGCACGGTACTCAATTACAGTGTAAAAGCTGGTTAACCGAAGCGGCAATGCGGATGTTAATGAATAACCTCCACCCAGATGTTGCCGAGCGCCCAGAAGACTTAGTGGTGTACGGTGGTATTGGTCGCGCCGCGCGCGATTGGCAAAGTTATGACAAAATTATTGAGGTGCTAAAGCGTCTTGAAGATGATGAAACCTTGTTGGTGCAATCGGGTAAACCCGTTGGGGTGTTTACCACCCACACTAATGCGCCGCGAGTGATTATTGCTAACTCAAACCTAGTACCACATTGGGCTAATTGGGAGCATTTTAACGAACTGGATAAAAAAGGCTTGGCGATGTACGGCCAAATGACGGCGGGCTCGTGGATTTATATTGGTTCGCAAGGCATTGTTCAAGGCACTTACGAAACCTTTGTGGCTATGGCTAAACAGCACTTTAATGGTTCATCAGCCGGTAAGTGGATTTTAACCGGTGGCTTAGGTGGCATGGGCGGCGCACAACCATTGGCTGGCACCATGGCGGGTTATTCAGTCTTAACCTGTGAAGTGGATGAAACGCGTATCGATTTTCGCTTACGCACCGGTTATGTCGACAAAAAAGCCACTTCATTAAACCAAGCCTTAGCGATGATTGATGAAGCGAATCAAAGCGGCAAGCCTGTTTCGGTAGGCTTACTCGGCAATGCCGCAGATGTGTTTACTGAGTTAGTGACTCGCGGTATTACCCCCGATGTGGTCACCGACCAAACCTCGGCGCACGATCCCTTAAACGGCTATTTACCCCAAGGCTGGACCTTAGAATACGCAGCTAAAATGCGTAAAACGGATGAGGCTGCAGTGGTGAAAGCCGCTAAACAGTCAATGGCGGTTCAAGTTAGAGCCATGTTGGCATTGCAGGCAGCGGGCGCGGCAACCACGGATTATGGCAATAATATTCGTCAAATGGCCTTTGAAGAAGGCGTGGCGAATGCGTTTGATTTCCCCGGATTTGTGCCAGCCTATGTGCGGCCGTTATTTTGTGAAGGCATAGGCCCATTCCGTTGGGTCGCCTTGTCGGGCGATCCTGAAGATATCTACAAAACAGATGCCAAAGTCAAACAGCTGATCCCTGATAATCCGCAGTTACATAATTGGTTAGATATGGCGCGTGAGCGTATTGCGTTTCAAGGTTTGCCTGCACGTATTTGCTGGGTCGGCTTAAAAGATCGCGCTCGTTTGGCGTTAGCCTTTAATGAAATGGTTAAAAACGGTGAGTTAGCGGCACCGATTGTGATTGGTCGTGATCATTTAGATTCTGGCTCAGTTGCCAGTCCAAATCGTGAAACTGAAGCCATGTTAGATGGTTCAGATGCGGTGTCAGATTGGCCATTAATGAACGCTTTACTCAATACGGCCAGTGGTGCTACTTGGGTATCGCTGCATCATGGTGGCGGCGTTGGCATGGGCTTTAGTCAACATTCTGGGGTGGTGATCGTGGCCGATGGCACTGATGAGGCTGCCGTGAGATTAGGCCGAGTATTGTGGAACGACCCCGCTACTGGGGTAATGCGTCATGCAGACGCTGGCTATGAGATTGCAAAAAATTGTGCCAAAGAGCAAGGCTTAGACCTGCCGATGTTAGGAGCGTAA